The Candidatus Defluviibacterium haderslevense DNA window GTGCCTGGTCTGAAATTGATTTTGCATCTGGAGCGATACATTCATCCATTAGTCCTATAGTTTCATTAGTCATGGATCAAACTATAAGTAATGTGGTGTTATCTCCTGTGCAGGTACCGACAGGGGTAGGTATTTTATTTGTTGTATTAAAAGTGAGCTTTTTTCAGGAGATCAATGGGGTGGTGTATTCTTTGAATAATGGAGGGTTGAATGCTATTGAAATTGTGTCAGTGAGTTAAAATTTCATTGTGGGGCGAAGGTTTTATATACACGTTCCTGGGACTAATTCTTTGTTCTTTTTTCTTGAAACATGATTGAGTGATCTTGCCTTAGCAAGAAATTTGTGATCCAAAATCACAAATTAACGAATGAACCGAAGCCTGTATCAGGCTGAGGGAAACCAAAATTCTAGCCTGCCTGACTGATTTCAGTCAGGCAGGACTGTAAGGTCTAAGCCTAAAATGATTTCATGAAACCTAAATTCAAAAAACTCGCCTTTGGCCTTCTGTCTTTTATTTAGCCTGACACTTGCCCAGCTCGCATTTATGTTCTTGTTTTTTGCATTGTGTTGGGCTCAAACAGTTTTGAATTTTTACATTTTGTTTTCAATGCAACTTCCTTTTAATGGTTTTACATTATTCTCAAATATTAATTTTCGTTATAATTAATAATTCTTTGTTCTTTTTTCTTGAAAAAAAAGAACCAAAAATTCAAGACTGTAAGGTCTAAGCCTAAAATGATTGCATGAAACCTAAATTCAAAAAACTCGCTTTAGGCCATATTTCTTTTGTTTAGCTTAACACTTGCCCAGCTCGCATTTATGTTCCTTTTTTTAGCATTGTGTTGAGCTCATACAGTTTTGAATTTTTAACGGTTTCATTCCATCATTTTTTAACGGCTTATCCCTTAAGGTCGATCCTAATTTCTAATTCTACTAATTATTGACAAATACCACGATCGTTGATGTCTCTGAGTTCGATTCGATATATTCCCCATATAGGCTTAAAATTTAAGGTGCAATATATTTAATGCCATTTAAGCCATTCAAAAGTTGCATAAAAAGGGTAGTGTATAGCACAATTTTTAAATCAAAAGATTGTTTAGTTTATTAATTAAATATATCTTTGAATGATGTTAACATCAGAAATTGTTACCAGTTTTAAAAAACTACCAAAATAGAGTAGGCTAAAAATTATTGAGATGGTTATTAACACACTTTATGATACTGAGGAGGATAAATTAGAGAAAGCAGCTTTATCAATGATTAATGATTATAGACATGACCAAGAACTAACTGCTTTTACATCATTAGACATGGAAACTTTCTACTGATGCTCAACATATTTGTTTTGTAACTGTTTTAAAAGTTGACAGCTGAGTAAGTTAGAATTTAAATTATATGGTAAATTTTTTAAGAATAAGGCAATATTACTCAATAAACCTAAAATATGGATATTCCATAATTGAAACAATATGACCTAAAGAACTTACCTATGGAAAAGAGTGAACACATAGTTAAAGAATTTCATGCAGTTGAATTCATGAGAGAAGTTCGAAATGAATTAACAGAAATGTATTTGAAAGATAAACAAAATTATTTGGACTATCTAAAAAAAACATTGGAAGACTTTAAAAATACACAGAAAAAGGACTGCCATTAACACTGGAATAGCGAAGAGACTTCCTAAAAGTCTTCCATTTCCAGTGCCAACTGCTGAGCGTAATATTCAGAGACTATCAATAAGACAATATGAACCAAGAACTTTGGAACAAAATATTAGCATTTGACTTTGACAATCCACCAAGTGAATATGGATTTTCAACAAGACTTGCAAACGAGAATTTTTGGACAAGAGAATTTGCAGACCAAGCAATTATAGAATATAAGAAATTTATGTATTTAGCGGCAACTTCAGAATTTATGGTTTCGCCTTCTAAAATAATTGATAATGTTTGGCATCAACATTTGATTTTCACTCAATCTTATCAAGACTTTTGCAACATACTTGGTAAACAAATTCAACATATTCCTTCTACTCACACCAGAGAAGAATTTGAAAAGTTTAAAAAAGCAAAAGAAAGAACAATAAAGTTTTACGAAAGAGATTTTGGCAAACAACCTAAAAACATTTGGACATACAATGATATGTTTGAAAGTTTAAATCTTGAAAAGGCAAAGTTCAAGTTGAGAACATTTCTAATCTTTGGAGTACTTGCCTTTATTTGTTTAACAGTTCCAGCTTACTTTTTATTAAAACCAATTTATGTTCAAATAAACAATCCCTATTTTATTTACGGTTTTAGTGCTTTGACACTTGTTACATTTTTAGTACTTGAATTTTACAACAGATCAAAACTCAAAAATATTGTTTCAGGTTTTGACGAAACATCCTTTATTTATAATCTACAACCATTTGAACTTGTGTATTTGAAAACACAAAAACTTTCAAACGTTATAAATGGAACAGTAAATGAATTAGTTGATAATGGTACGATCAAAATAAATGAAAACGATAGTATTGAAGTTGCAAAAGGTAATGCTAATATTAATAATTCACAACTTCAAGTAACTTCTGCATTGGCGGAATTAGGAACAACGTATTACCCTAAACTTTTGAGAAAATTATCAACAAAACCAGTCTTTTGGAACATTCCAAACAGTATGGACGCTTTTGGAAAGTATTTCAACAAGTCTAAGATGTTTGGCTTTTTATTCTATGCAAATTTTGCAATCTTGAACTTTCTTATTTTACTTTGTTTTACAAGAATTGTAACAGGAATTTTAAGAGACAAGCCTGTAATTCAAATTGTAATAGTGACACTTGTTTTAGCAATTATCACATTTGTTTTTTTACAAAGACTAACAAAACAAATTTCAACAACTACAATTCCAAACTTATACAAATACGATATTTTACCAACAAGACAAATTGATGACAATTGGCAATGGACATATTTTTTATTGGGCACAGCAGTTTTGACAACATCATTTGTGCCATTAGTAAACTACATAGACAAAAACAATAACAATAGTGGTAACTGTGGTGCTTCATGTGGCAGTAGCTGTGGCAGTTCCTGCAGTAGCTGTGGTGGTTGTGGTGGTGACTAAACATAAAAAAGAATGATAAGTCAAAAAATACTACGCAGTACAGCATTTGCAAGAAGTTGGCTGTTTAGTGGTTAAATACACATTTGTGCTGCGCATCAAGTTCGCTACTGGCAGACAGTTTTCGTCTCCGAAATCGCCAACTGCTTGTAGCTGCAAAGCGTCATCTTATACACACTTCTTATATATTCTAGTTATGTCAACACAAACCAATATGTTGAGGTTTTCTTTTTCTTGTTATTCTAAAAGTTTAGTCCGCTTCTCTTTGATACGTTGAAATTCCATAGATCAAAGTTTGGATCTGTTTTTTGAAGATAAGAACATTTAGGCTTGAAAATTTCATCCATTGGTATCAAAGATTCTTCATCATCCGATTCATCATATGCCTTAAGAACTTCATCTTTTTGTTCTTGAGTAAGAGAATTCCACAATTCTCCAGGTTTGGATGATTTGTGTCTTTTCAACATATCATATAATGATTGCAATAACTCCACATCTTCAATAGAATTAATTAGATTACTTAGATTGTTTAGTAACTTAGCTCGGGTCATTTTATTAAATTTTGTATTTTACAATAGTGTGATTTATTTTATGTTTTCTATGGTATTACTCAAAGATAAGTTGATCCCTTCAAAAATTATAAAATAAAATCTTTCTTTCGCAATTCAAGTAATTCGGTGATTTATCGTTTCGTGTTTAGTCTTAGTGTCCTAAAAAAGAACTATTACCAATCAACTCCGTTGTTCCCATATCGTACAAAGTCGCACGATAACCTCTGCCGCCTTATGCATATCCTGTACGGAGACCCATTCTTTTTTGGAATGAATGCCATGTTCGCCGGCGAATAGATTCGGGCAGGGTAGACCCATGAAAGATAATCTGCTGCCGTCTGTACCACCTCGAATTTTGCCTCGCAATAATGGGATGCCGGCTTCTTCAATAGCTTGGGCGGCATAATCTGCGATTTCGGGTCGAAGGGCAAGAATTTCCTTCATGTTTCGATATTGTTCTTTTTGGGTGAGTTCATATTTGGAATTAGGGTATTGGGTTAAGACTTTAGAGCATATCGAATTCAATTCAGCAACGTGCTGATTTAATTTGGCAGTTTCAAAATCTCTGATGATGAATTCAAGTTTGGCGGACTCCAGATTACCTTCGATTTTCGTGGGATGAACGAAGCCTTCGTAAGAACTTGTGGATTCGGGACTCAAGCGATCTTTGGGTAATTGAGCTACGATCTCACTCGCTATTTTAATCGCATTTTCCATTTTTCCTTTGGCGTACCCTGGGTGACTGGAAACACCCGTTATGTGAATGGTGCAGGCATCCGCTGAGAAGGTCTCGTCTTCCAGGCTTCCTAATTCTCCACCATCAAGGGTATAGGCAGCCTTAGCGCTCACTTTTTCTAAATTCACCTTGTCTACGCCATGACCGATTTCTTCATCTGGTGTAAACAGTAGCGAGATTTCCCCATGCAAGATTTCGGGATGTTGTTTTAAGTAGATGGCAGCTTCCATAATCGCACATACTCCTGCCTTGTCGTCAGCTCCCAAAAGCGTTAAACCGGAAGCGGTAATGATGTCCTCACCTAATTTTGTATTGAGAATTGGAAAATCAGAAGTTGAAATGATAATACTTGGGTCATCCGGTAGAACGATATCTTGACCGGAATAGTTTTTATGCAGGATGGGTTTAACATCTTTTCCACTACAATCGGGAGCGGTATCCACATGTGAGCAAAAACATATTGCTGGGACTTCTTTGGTCGTATTGGAAGGTAATGAAGCATAGACATAACCCCATTCGTCAAGTTCGCATTGGATGTCTGCTGCTATTAATTCTTCCAATAAGGCATTGGATAGATCTTTTTGATTGTCAGAAGATGGAAATGTAGAAGAAAAAGGATCGGATTGTGTGTCTATCCTACAGTAACTCATAAATCGTTCTGCTGCAGTGGAAAAAGCGTTTTTAAAATTCATATGTTGATTTAAAGTTTAAAGATAGTGTGATTTTATAAAAAAAATAGGGTGATAATTATCTAAGTCTTTACCAAGCGTCATAAAGTTAAATGAACACCACAAACATCATGTTAAAAAATTAATAAAAATATTTTATTTTTTAACATTCATGAAACATTATCTTGATTCAATCGTTTTGCTAACTTACTATATGCATCCTTATTTCTAATCCTGTAATGTATATGAAAATTAAATTTGTTAAAGCTATTCTCATTTTTTGTTTATTGTTGTTTCAATTCACTTTGGTCCATGCACAAAACTTTACGATTAGTGGTACACTGAAAGATGCATCCAATGGTGAAGATTTAATTGGTGCGTCAGTGCTTTTGAAAGATAAAACGACCATTGGTGCGTCAACAAATACCTATGGTTTTTATTCTTTGACTTTGCCAAAAGGAAACTATGTAATAAGGTTTCAATATATTGGATATTTGACAGTGGAAGAAACGATCGTACTCGATCATGATCTAAAAATAAGTAAAGAGTTAACACCTGAATCTAAATTATTGGAAGAGGTGGTTGTTAAATCTGAAAAGGAAAATAAAAATGTTTCCAAGAATGAAATGTCCGTAGTTAAGTTGGATCCTAAAGCCATTGAAAATATTCCAGTAATATTTGGTGAAAAAGATATCATCAAAACCTTACAACTAACGCCCGGTGTTAAATCCGCAGGAGATGGGAATGCAGGCTTCTATGTTCGCGGTGGTGCCATTGATCAGAATCTAATATTGTTAGATGAGGCTCCTGTCTATAATGCATCGCATCTTCTGGGATTCTTCTCCGTGTTTAATTCTGATGCATTAAAGGATGTAACTCTTTATAAGGGTTCGATGCCCGCAGAATACGGCGGTCGTGGTTCCTCTGTACTGGATATAAAAATGAAAGATGGAAATAATAAAAAATTAAATGCATCTGGTGGTATTGGATTAATTTCTTCACGTCTTACCGTTGAAGCACCTATACAAAAAGATGAAGGCTCTTTCATCGTTTCGGGTCGCAGGACTTATGCAGATTTATTTCTCAAATTATCAAAAGATACAACCATCAATGATGCAAGATTGTATTTCTATGATTTAAATGCAAAAGCAAATTATAAAATCAGTAATAAAGACCGATTGTTTTTATCTGGATATTTTGGTAGAGATGTTTTGGGTGTAACTGGCTTTGGTTTGGACTGGGGAAATTATACAGGGACTTTGCGTTGGAATCATTTATTCAGTGATCAATTGTTTTCCAACACTTCACTTATATTTAGCAATTTCGATTATCAATTTAAAATTGGTACCGATGATGTAGAGTTTAAAGTAAAAGCTTCTATTCAGGATTGGAACTTGAAACAAGATTTTAGTTATTTTCCGAATTCAAAAAATACCATCAAGTATGGTTTTAATGCAATACATCATACTTTTCTTCCTACTTCACTTGAAGCAGGTGTCAATAGCAGTTTTGATAATTCAACTACTGAAAATAAATTCGCATACGAAGGAGGGCTTTATGTTCAAAATGATTGGAAAGTGAATGAACGCATTGGTGTCCAATATGGCTTAAGATATTCGCTGTTTGATTATGTTGGAAAAGGCACAGCATACACTTTTGATGAGCTTGGAAATAAAACTTCTGAAACTAAATATGCAAAAGGAAAAACCATTAAATATTATGGTGGACTAGAACCACGTCTTTCTGTGAAGTATGAAATTGATCCCGCACAATCCATTAAAGCAGGATATACTCGAAATAATCAATACATGCATTTGTTGTCGAATTCCACAACATCTTCGCCAACAGATCTTTGGGTGCCGAGCAGTAATAATGTGAAACCACAAGTAGTTGATCAGGTATCATTAGGATATTTTAGAAATTTTCTAGATAATAAGTATGAATGTTCATTCGAAACTTACTACAAGAACTTAGGCAATCAAATCGATTATCGTAACGGAGCTGATCTAATATTTAATGCAGAGTATGAAGGCGCATTAACCTATGGAAAAGGTATCGCTTATGGTGCAGAATTTTATGTAAAGAAATCTAAAGGAAAACTTACCGGTTGGATTAGTTATACCTTGTCGCGATCACTTAGAAAATTCAGCGATATTAATCATGGTGATTATTATCCGGCACGTCAGGATCGAATTCATGATGTAGCCATTGTTGGTATTTATAATTTAACCAATCGGATTACGGTTTCTGCAAACTGGGTTTTTAATACCGGTGATGCCGCAACATTTCCATCCGGAAAATATACCATTGATCAGATCCAGGTTCCCTATTATACAGAAAGAAATGGCTACAGATATCCTAATTATCATCGCTTAGATGTTGGAGTTACCTTTTTAGGGAAACCACGCAAACGATATGAAGGAAGTTGGAATGTATCCGTTTATAATGCTTATGCCAGAGAAAATGCATACACGATCACCTTTCAACAGAACGAAGATAATCCTGAAAAAACAGAAGCTTTAAGAACGGCTTTATTTAAAATCATTCCTTCTGTGACTTATAATTTTAAATTCAAATAATCATGATCAATAGATATTTATTTTTCGCAATTGCGATGGTTGGAATGTTTTCTTGTCAACAAGTTATCGATATAAATTTGAATGAATCGGCACCACAATTTGTTTTTGAAGCTGCCCTTGAAGAAGGTACTCATGATTTTAAAGTTCGGGCTACCAAGACCGGAAATTATTTTAGCACTGAAGCTCCAACACCCATTAAAGATGCAATCATTAAATTATCTACAGAACAGGGCGGTGAATTGTTATTAAATAATGAGAATAATGGTTATTATACACTTAACCAATATGCTGCACTAAATAATACCGATTATAAACTTACCATACAAACTGAAGGTAAAACATTTACGGCATCAAGTTACTTGCCTAAGTCGGTAGTATTAGATTCTGTTTCCGTTGAAAAAAATCCGCCTAATCCTTTTGGTGGCGAGGACAAGGATAGTTTATTTACCTTGTTTTGTAATTTTACGGATCCTAAAGATGAAGTCAATTATTATCAAATTAAAAGTGTGGTCAATGGTATCCCATCTTCCGAAGGTAATCAAATATTAGTCTTTGACGATCGCTTAACCAATGGTAATAAAATTCGAATCCCTATTTTTACCAGAGAATTTAAATTGGGTGATGTTGTAGAAGTATACCTATTATCCATTGACAAAAAAACCTTCGATTACTTTAACACTTTGTTGTTGATAGTGAGTGATGGCAACAGCAGTGCGGCTCCTGCTAATCCCATTTCCAATTGGTCAGACAATGCTTTGGGGTATTTTGGGGCTTATTCGGTTTCTAGCTTAAACGTTTTGGTTAAATAGACAAATTCGAGATTGATATTATTGAGGTTTGCCATGATATAAGTGATATAACCAAATTGGAGACTGAGTAAAAATATTTAATGTTAAAATAATAAATACAATATTTTACTGTTATATTTGAATTGAACTTTTATTATTTAACACCAAACTTTTAATATGATGAACCCTAGATTCTACACAACGTCCGCTTTTTTAATTCTTTTTGTAATTTTTTCTTCTTCTGTCTTCATGCCCAACATTGTGGTGGGACAAAGGAAGACACAGGTTTATTTTGGAGGTAATCTTCAGCATGCTTTAAATAAAAACAGGGTAGTTGCTGGTGAGATTTCTGAGTTCGATTTTGAAAGTGATACATTCTCTGTTTACAAACGATATGAGAGTACTTATAAGGTAAATACAGATTATAAATATTCAATAGGTTATGATATTGGATTAATGAATCAAGTTAGTATTCATAATAAATTTTACATTGGCTATGGTACCTATTTAAACTTTTATAAAATTAAATATAGGAATGGAGTTTCAAATTTTACAAAAGGTAAATTTATTCGTTCTGATACCATGACAATAATCAAAAGCGATCCTACCTTATATGACTCTACAGTATTCTTAGGTAGCCAAACATATGATACTTATAATACTTACCGACAATACGCCATTCAATTGCCGCTTGAGTTTGGATTTAGTTTGACTCAAAAATTTGAACTATTTGGAAATTTGGCATTAGGATTTATTATCAACCAAGAGCAATTAAGTGTTGAAGGGCATTTGAAAGAAACTAAGGTTATCAATGGCCGCAAAACAAATTTTATTGAATTTCAAAAGAACTATAGAACAAGCTATAATTATTCTCAACCAAAACTATCAATGGCATTAGGAGGACGATATAAATTATTTAAAAATACCTATTTAGATGGAAGCTTAAGTTATGATTTCGTGAATTTATTTAATAATAAATCCATTTATGGCAATGGTATATATACTAATGGGAACAATTTGAGTGCAATTACATTTAAACCCATCAGTTTGCATTTAGGCGTGAGTACCAAGTTTTAATGTTTTCCATATATGATGAATTAAACCAATGCTCAGTTCGTCTGTTCCTTATTTATGATTGCAGACACTGAAGAATTAAAACATGTTATTTTATATGATGGAGTGTGCAATTACTGCGATGCAATCGTTCAATTTTTGATTCGAGTTGATAAAAAGAATGACTTTAAATTCGCTCACATTACAAGTCAAACTGGAAGTAAAATGCTTAATAAATTTGGAATAGATTCAATCCTCCACGATTCCTTTATTTATGTAAAAGATCATGAATATTACATGTACAGCGATGGGGCAGGGCAGGTATTATTACAGCTTGGTGGTACTTATGCTGTAATGGGAAAAATATTACTGGCTATGCCACTAACCATTCGGGATGCTATTTATAAATGGGTAGCAAGAAACAGATATAAATTATTTGGCCGCAAACAATCATGTGATATTCAAAGTCAATCTATATTGGATAAATTCCTTATTTAAGTTTAACAGCTCCTCGCCTTGTTCAAGATTATTAGAAATGCGATAGAGAAGATTCTAAAATTAATTCAAGTAATAATCGATAATTATAAGTAGTAGTAGAAATTTTAACCGGCCTTAAAGGATGAACGAACCAAAAGACTTAAATATGTCTTTTGGTGAAGTGAACCTAAATAATTGGCGTAGTCTTCGAAGCCAATTATTTAGGCATGGAGGAAGCTGCATTAGAAACAAATTAGAATTTTTGGTTTCCCTCAGCCTGATACAGGCTTCGGTTCATTCGTTAATTTGTGATTTTGGATCACAAATTTCTTGCTGAGGCAAGATCACTCAATCATGTTTCATGAAAAAAGAACAAAAAGTTTTTATTAGAATCGAATTTTAATCTTTAGGAAAATTTCAGATAATTACAATCTCTTTTTTTAACAATTATCTGGTTGGAGTAAGGCAAAGAATTCTAATTTTACCAAAATTTCGGAATAAAACGCGGTGTACTTTTTTGATAATCTTTATATTTTGGATATTTAGTTAACGAAATATCTTCACTAAAGTCTGAGCTTCCTTTAAATAAAAGTAACAACAAAATACACCCTACAGCAGACCAATTCAACCACCTGTCTGTAGCTGCCACAGAAAATAAATAAAAGCAAATCCAGATAACTTGTTCTGATAAATAATTGGGGTGTCTCATTTTAGCCCATAAGCCTTGTTTGCAGAAGCCATCATCATAAGGACTTGGAACAATCTGATTGTTATTTATGAATTGATGTTTTGTGGTTTGAAAGTTATACTGCTGCTGGTCTGCAATAGTTTCGATTATAATAAAAGTAAACATCCCAATAGCTGCAATAATATCAATCCAATTTAAAGTATTATCACCTTGCCACGCCACTATCGTTGGAAGCGTAAATAAGAGTATCAAAGTATTCTGATACAAGCATATAAAGAATAAATTAAAAAGCCGCCATCCCCAAGTCGTATTCAAGCCTGGTTTTTGTCGCAAAACACGCCATCGATAGTCTTCTTCCCCTTTCCATGGAATCCAGTGGTAGGCACCCCGTCTGGAAAAGTTGTAAGTAAGTCGTACGCCCCAAATTAATACCAAGATAAACATCAGGCCCAATCTTGGGTGATAACCCGAGTCCATGAAAACTTTAAAGGCATAAAATATGGGTACTATGCTCCAGATTTTATCGACCTGACTAACATTACCGGTCAACTCACCGACTAAAAAGCAAATGCCGGCCACAATAAGCATTGAACAGAATAAATATTTTAAACTGCTTAATTGAGGCTCAACAATCGGTGCATCAAAGTAATAGCTAAAAATAGGAATGATAATAAGTGCGAAAATCAATAATAAGGCAACTCGCCACATAAATCTAAAATTTGTCTAAAGATCTATTTTATTTTTAAAAACATTACAGCTATTTTTTTATGATTAGGGCCGTTTTATTCAAGAGCTTTTGATAGAGGCAATTAGGGTTGTGAAAAAGTTTTTCCAATTTGTGAAACTTTATAGCACTCAGAATAGTTATATCGTTCAACTTATAAAAGTATAGGGGCTGAATGGAATCGACAGGAAACGCGGTCATTCAGTAAGCATGCCGTAGGATGATAGCTCACTACGTTAAAAATGGATATCGAATTACAACTGGCAATACATCTTTTGCCTTGGCTGCCTAATCTTAGAGATTAAGACGCCTTTGTGCCCCAGAATTGACGTCCGATAGGTACTGGCTGCACATCATAAAACTTCGGTCTAGTTCAAAGTAAGTCCCGGGCGGCGAACGAAATTAAGGGAATACGAACTTGAAAGGTCGTGATATTACCTCCTCAAGTTCCGACAATCAAAGATATCACTAAGCATGTAGAAAGCGGTTTGGTACTTTCTCTGGACCAGGGTTCGAATCCCTGCAGCTCCACTGGTTAATGGTGCGAATGCCGACGCTAACGGTCGGCATGATGACCGCATGGAATGCGCGTCAGCATCCCTGCAGCTCCACTGGTTAATGGTTCGAATGCCGACGCTAATGGTCGGCATGGTGACCGCATGGAATGCACGTCAGCATGCCATTGGCTTTAGGCGGCATAGTGACCACATGAAATGTGTGTCAGTATCCCTGCAGCTCCACTTATTAGTCGTCAGTCGAAAGTCATCGGTTATAAAGGGTCTTTTTAGTAAATAGTGGTCAACTGGTGAAAATTGGCGATGAAATGTTTGGTAGGATGCCTTTAGTCCTACTTAAATCGACAAGAACTCATCTGAAGTCAATAATGAAATATTTATGGGAATTAAACAATTGTTTTTATTTGTTTTATCAATTGGAATTGTTAGCAAACTCGATGCACAAGCTAAAGGTGCGTCTC harbors:
- the pepT gene encoding peptidase T yields the protein MNFKNAFSTAAERFMSYCRIDTQSDPFSSTFPSSDNQKDLSNALLEELIAADIQCELDEWGYVYASLPSNTTKEVPAICFCSHVDTAPDCSGKDVKPILHKNYSGQDIVLPDDPSIIISTSDFPILNTKLGEDIITASGLTLLGADDKAGVCAIMEAAIYLKQHPEILHGEISLLFTPDEEIGHGVDKVNLEKVSAKAAYTLDGGELGSLEDETFSADACTIHITGVSSHPGYAKGKMENAIKIASEIVAQLPKDRLSPESTSSYEGFVHPTKIEGNLESAKLEFIIRDFETAKLNQHVAELNSICSKVLTQYPNSKYELTQKEQYRNMKEILALRPEIADYAAQAIEEAGIPLLRGKIRGGTDGSRLSFMGLPCPNLFAGEHGIHSKKEWVSVQDMHKAAEVIVRLCTIWEQRS
- a CDS encoding TonB-dependent receptor, coding for MKIKFVKAILIFCLLLFQFTLVHAQNFTISGTLKDASNGEDLIGASVLLKDKTTIGASTNTYGFYSLTLPKGNYVIRFQYIGYLTVEETIVLDHDLKISKELTPESKLLEEVVVKSEKENKNVSKNEMSVVKLDPKAIENIPVIFGEKDIIKTLQLTPGVKSAGDGNAGFYVRGGAIDQNLILLDEAPVYNASHLLGFFSVFNSDALKDVTLYKGSMPAEYGGRGSSVLDIKMKDGNNKKLNASGGIGLISSRLTVEAPIQKDEGSFIVSGRRTYADLFLKLSKDTTINDARLYFYDLNAKANYKISNKDRLFLSGYFGRDVLGVTGFGLDWGNYTGTLRWNHLFSDQLFSNTSLIFSNFDYQFKIGTDDVEFKVKASIQDWNLKQDFSYFPNSKNTIKYGFNAIHHTFLPTSLEAGVNSSFDNSTTENKFAYEGGLYVQNDWKVNERIGVQYGLRYSLFDYVGKGTAYTFDELGNKTSETKYAKGKTIKYYGGLEPRLSVKYEIDPAQSIKAGYTRNNQYMHLLSNSTTSSPTDLWVPSSNNVKPQVVDQVSLGYFRNFLDNKYECSFETYYKNLGNQIDYRNGADLIFNAEYEGALTYGKGIAYGAEFYVKKSKGKLTGWISYTLSRSLRKFSDINHGDYYPARQDRIHDVAIVGIYNLTNRITVSANWVFNTGDAATFPSGKYTIDQIQVPYYTERNGYRYPNYHRLDVGVTFLGKPRKRYEGSWNVSVYNAYARENAYTITFQQNEDNPEKTEALRTALFKIIPSVTYNFKFK
- a CDS encoding DUF4249 domain-containing protein encodes the protein MINRYLFFAIAMVGMFSCQQVIDINLNESAPQFVFEAALEEGTHDFKVRATKTGNYFSTEAPTPIKDAIIKLSTEQGGELLLNNENNGYYTLNQYAALNNTDYKLTIQTEGKTFTASSYLPKSVVLDSVSVEKNPPNPFGGEDKDSLFTLFCNFTDPKDEVNYYQIKSVVNGIPSSEGNQILVFDDRLTNGNKIRIPIFTREFKLGDVVEVYLLSIDKKTFDYFNTLLLIVSDGNSSAAPANPISNWSDNALGYFGAYSVSSLNVLVK
- a CDS encoding DUF393 domain-containing protein, whose product is MIADTEELKHVILYDGVCNYCDAIVQFLIRVDKKNDFKFAHITSQTGSKMLNKFGIDSILHDSFIYVKDHEYYMYSDGAGQVLLQLGGTYAVMGKILLAMPLTIRDAIYKWVARNRYKLFGRKQSCDIQSQSILDKFLI
- a CDS encoding DUF1295 domain-containing protein; this translates as MWRVALLLIFALIIIPIFSYYFDAPIVEPQLSSLKYLFCSMLIVAGICFLVGELTGNVSQVDKIWSIVPIFYAFKVFMDSGYHPRLGLMFILVLIWGVRLTYNFSRRGAYHWIPWKGEEDYRWRVLRQKPGLNTTWGWRLFNLFFICLYQNTLILLFTLPTIVAWQGDNTLNWIDIIAAIGMFTFIIIETIADQQQYNFQTTKHQFINNNQIVPSPYDDGFCKQGLWAKMRHPNYLSEQVIWICFYLFSVAATDRWLNWSAVGCILLLLLFKGSSDFSEDISLTKYPKYKDYQKSTPRFIPKFW